GTTGATTCTTGCTCTTGTTATTCCCCACATTTCAGACATTTCCCACATAATTCGTACGCTCatagaaggaaagaggaaggcagagcaagcttttttttttttctttaacactaGAATCCTATAGTCATGAAAACTTTACATATATGCAGGTATGGTCTGTTTCAATTTAGCCACAATTCACTTTCTAATTAATAGCCTGTACTGGCCCAGATAAAGTCCCAAATCTCTGCTTTTGTCCAAGAATCCTGCTTGAAAGGGGTCAGGGTTCCTTCAAGGCTAAGTGGAAAGAGAAGTGGCTTCccattggttttttcctttggaacCCATTGCTCCTCCTGCCCAGATGTTCAGCCTCGGTTGGCCAGATTGCATGATGGATTGCAGCTTCTCTGGCCAGGGCCCAGGCATGCCCGAGCTAGAGCTTCCGGAGCTGAGTGATGGCTACTTTCAGAGGCCAAGGGTCAGCAGCCCTTGGCCTCCAGAACTGACAGCTCCTGTGCCAGGGGAATGCACCTACTGGGGTGGGGCCCCAGAAGCCACCCACGTCCTGGGACACCCCAGCCTCTTCATGGGCCACAAACCCTTCTCCCAGAACCAAGGTCACCAACCCTGGtacctcctctctccttcctccacacATGTTATTTTGACTTTTACCTATGCAAATgtgtctccctccctcctcccccaaaacTGGTGCTGCATCTTTAGGGCATGTGTTAACTTTCTGAAGTTAATGAAAgtaagagagacacagagagagaatgagagagtgTAGCCAGGCCTTGTTACCCTATTCTTTCAGAAAAATAGGGGTGCTGTGCTTACTTTATTAAGGGGCTACTCAGGTGGTTGTTCAGAAGTCTAAAGGGCACCCTGCTGAACTCAGAAGCCCACTCTGTAAAACAGGTAAACTGAAAAAACCAAAGCTGCTCCGGTTAAAATGGGAGTGGGGGTGCCAGACCCTCTCATCCATCCCTTCCCTCCTGTAGTGGCCCCAAATCACTCTGACAAGCAAAGTACAAAAGCCAGCAACCTGGAGGGCTTCTGTTGCCCGGGCCAGCTCTGTTATTTTTCCACAAATACACAGCTCATTGGAGTCTGAAATGGGGATGTACGATACTGTCCGATGGACACTGGCTGAGACATTTAACCCTATCATCAGCGCTGAGACCAGTTTCCAACTGAAGGAGCCCCGATGAGCTAGCTCACCCTGCAGGCAGGCTTGCCTGGCCTGCTGTTTCCTGATTTTGCTTCTTTTTGGGGGATGGGATTTTTAATTACCCGGCTCAACTGTGTTACCCAAGAAGAGCTGAGCGGGTCAAGTTATATGCATCTCCCTGCGACCTGTGTGCAGACACCCGGTCAATAAAACTCGGGCAGAGCGACAGGGACAGCTGCCTGTGGCATTTGAAGGGGAACCACTCTGCTCGGCAGCCTCGAGCACAAGTGTGTCATTTCAGTTCGGGTGCTCAACGAGAAGCCAGTGTCACTCTCAGGCTGCCCCGGCAGGATCTGCCTGTGATGTTGGCAAGGCCCAACGGAGACGTTCCGTAAGCCTGCTCAAACCCGGGACCGCCTGGCCACCATTCTCTTCCTGCAGCCTGCACACGCGCGCTCTGTTGCAACGGTCTGGCTTGGATTAGCTGGGGGAGGACCGAGTCCCCAAGCCGCAGAGCACAATGGGAGGCAGGCAGTCAAGCGTCAACTCCAAGGACAAGGGCCCCAaggggctgctgctgctggggagGAGGCAGAGGCTCTCCGCCTGGGATGACGCCCTCCTCTCGGGAAGGGACCCTCGGTCCCTGCTGAAACGGGGCATGTGCCACGTCAGCTTCAGCCTGGTGACCAAGGGAATGATAGACGTCCCTGACTTTCTCTGGGGCCTCTCCGAGGTCCAGAAACTCAACCTGTCCCACAATCAGCTCATGGTCCTTCCCCCCGAGGTCGGAAGGCTGACTCGCCTCGTGGTTCTCAACCTGTGTGGGAACCGCCTCAAGAGCCTGCCCAGAGAGGTGGGTCTTCTGAAAAGCATGAAGGTCCTGTTCGTGAATATGAACTGCCTGACGGAGGTGCCGGCCGAGCTGAGCCTTTGCACCAGCCTCCAGGTCCTGAGCCTGTCTCACAATTGCCTCTCTCAGCTACCCGCCAGCTTCGCAGACCTCTCCAGGCTGAGGAAGCTCAACCTCAGCAACAATTATTTTGCTCACATCCCTGTCTGCGTGTTTTCCTTGAAGGAGTTGGATTTCTTGCATGTGGGCTCAAATCGACTGGAAAACATAGCGGAGAGCATCCAGTGCCTCGTAAACCTGCAAATTTTCATTGCCGAGAACAACAATATCCATTCCTTCCCGAGGTCACTCTGCTCGGTCACTAGCCTGGAGCTGCTCAACTTAAACAACAATGATATCCAGACACTCCCCCATGAACTCTACCTGCTCTGCAAGCTGGCGAAGATTGCTTGGAACCCCATGGACAAAGGGTTGCACATTTCCCATAACCCTTTATCCAAGCCTCTCCCGGAGCTGGTGGAGGGGGGCCTGGAAATGCTCTTCAGCTACCTCAAGGAGAAAAAGCACAACTGACTTGGGCATTGGAGGTGTGGGCAGAAGCCAGCTCATGCCACACTGGGGTACTTCTCTAGTCTAAACTTTCTACTTGTATTTGTCAATGCTTTCGTTAATATTTGCTAAATCATTGTGGTACACCCATTGCAGGGAGGTGTTGATTTTTACTCTATGTTCTGATTAACCTCTGCAGTATATGTtcatttccttctgaacataAACTGAAACAGACCTTtgttttctccaaagaggatCTATTGCTCTGCTTCTTCGAAAGAGCAGTGAGATTCTGTGTTTGGAACTGTGGGAAATGGACCTAAATTCAATGGAATTTAAAACTCAAATTTTTATTAAGCACCTTCTATGTGCAAAGTATGGTAGAAACCATCTTTGAATTGGCAATTAGCAGCCAGGAGGCAACGGCATGATGCATTATCTCATTCAGCCTTAATCAAGCATTCATTGCGGGACCAAGGAATGAGCCGGGGCCTCTGCTCTGTTGAATGACCAAACCAGGCAGAGATTTCCCCTCGAGTCTTGGGGAAAACATTCATAGTAATTTTTCCTTTAACATGTTCATAGAGTAATAATCAAGCTGTTCATGTTTATGTCTAGTGGTGAGTTACAGGTTTTCAGACAATAAACACAAACCATTTGTGACATGCAGTTTCAACCTTCTTTCTCAATCAGCTTCCACCCATCGCAAACCCCCTCAACTTCTTTTCTAGAGACAGATAATCAAAATCACCCAAATCTAGTGTCACTTATTTTTCCTTACTAGGTTTCTCTTCCCAGAGGTGAtctaataatgaaaagaaaaaaaaatggccaaaaggtaggAAAGAGGAGGCAAGCCACATACGAAACGTAGTtatctttttggaattcagaggACTAATATTTGCCACTTGGCTTTCACATGTggacacttaaaaataaatgtagtgaCATTTAAAAGCACTTGGGACAGAAAGTTCTGTAAaaatcttgtttgttttgcttgtaatTAGAGGAGGACACAGTGGTCAGTAAACAAGGGCACTAGGACAAGCCCTAAACAGTCTCCCTGCCAAGAGGGCCATTGGCTCTTCCTGCTATCAGAGCAGCCAAGCGCCTCTAcaacattaatatttatttaaagaattagaatatgcaaagtTTGCAGTGAAGAAAGTACAGTATCTTCAAATCAATGAAGAATCAAGTTACTCTGCTTCATTTTTGGAATATAGCAAAGAATATCAGGCTTAGGGTTTGGGGGCACTACCAAGACTTGTCTGACTTCTTAATACCCTTCGTTTAACTCAATTGAACACGTCTTTATTAGCACCTTCTGTAGGCTGGCTGCTGGGCTGAGAAGACAACTGAAATAAGGCCTTGCTCCTTCCCCTAGGGAGTTCACAGGTTGGGGTTAAGACAGACTCCCATGGTATCCTTCAATATTTGGCAAGTTGTGATCCCTGCTGAAGAGAGTATACAATGGGCCCAGGCAAGGACAGCACAATAAATGGGCTACATTGGACTGAGCCCCAAAGCCTCAGGAAGTGAAAACTGAAAGGGGAATGAATCAGTCAAACCCTTCACTAACTGCAATCCCCTCATCCCAACTCCCATACCGCTCCTTACGTGGGAACTGTGCTGGGAAATGGGCTGCTTTCTGCTCAGCTTGGGTAGTTTTTGTGAGAAGCTGCCCTCTTGCTTTTTCTAAGAGATTCTCCAAGGGGTTCACGTAACTTACTCATAAAAGCAGGTGATTTTCCCAGCAGACCCCAAAGTCAATTTTCCCATCCATAAAAGAGTGAAGCCAATCCCCACGGTCATCATCCGATACCACGGTTCCATTAACACATTTGTGCATGGGCTCCTCTGTTAAACCACCAAAAACAGATCTTACCAGTGTCACTTGGTGGCCGTGAAAGACATCTCCTCTAAATTTCTCCCCCACCAGCAACTGGAGACCCGCATATCCCTGCCAGGCACACACAGGCACACTCTGAGAATCCTCACCCACGTTAACTTGTCGGAGCCAAGACTATTTAGAGACATGAGTGGAATTCTTGCTTGACCTTGTGACTTGCTGGGGAGATTTCAGGGTGACGCCCTTCCCCCACCGCCTGACCTGTTGGGCTGGGTAGATTACTTACTGGAGCTTGGACTCAAGCGCCTACAGCTGTCCCACCAACGCCAGGGTCTGCCAGGGTCCTGGCAGTCAGTGTCTGCTGCTGAAGCACCATTTAGAATTGAATTTAATTGCCGTGACCTTGCTCCAGGCAGCCACACCGGTGAAAATGACAGCACCGCACTTTTCCTGCCGAACCATCATTTTCTTACCTCTCCTAGCTTTTCTAGTCGTTTGATCCAACAGTAACTCTACTCTGGGGGAAGAACGTCACCATATTTTGAAGGTGACCTGAGAACTTATTATATCCTTTCTCTAAGAATAAAATGATAGGAACTTGGTGGCCAGCCTGCATTGGTGCCTTTCAAATGTATAGTAGCAAAGTTTCCTTTGTTAACACTCAGCATTGAGGAAATCATAAAAGTAAGAGTAGTTTGCCTGATGTGCTTTAGATATTGATCCTTTGTGAGCACTTCTTTTTATTGATAAAGGGAAGTGCTGAGCAAAAATAGCTGGTTAACGTGCTTAGTTACCCAAAATGCAAACATGGAGGGAATTGGATAGAACCTTCAATGTCTTTGCTGTCAGAGTCTAACAGTTTACTGACTGACAGAGAAATGTGTCTTGCTTATCTTTTGTAGTTCTAACATTGCCACATTCAAATAATTCACAGGCATTTCTAAGGTATTCGAAATCAAAGCCCTGAGAATGGCAGCGCTTGCTGTGGAGTGTAATTTAGCCAAAGAATATGAGCTAATTGGGTGCTTGATGTGGGGAGCTGGAGGCTGAAATTATTGATGAAGTTGTGGTTTTCATGTCACCAGCTCTCAGTATGGAGGAATCTCAGTGGTGTGTTCAGAAACACCTTTTGAAGCAGTTGCAGCTTACAAGCATACAATTAAGAAGGAATCCTGTGTGCCTGGGAAAGGAAGACTTTGAAAAGACACATCTGTTCAGGGAATAATACTGCTAAATGAATAAAACCTGCTCTGTATAAGAAAGAAAAGTATAGTCATCACTTAGCTTGTTAACTTAGTAAATGGTTAATAGAAGCAATGTACTCCCTTCTAGAGCTTTCTTCAATAGAGAGCTGTTCTGCAGGAACTTGAGATAGGAAACTCTGGTCATGCTTACCCGGGAGAAAGATACAAGAGGGAAGGCTGCCATTATTTCTAGGGCTACATTAAAccaaaaatgcttttcttttggcAATGGGTTGTTATGTTTGAAAAACCCATTTCATATGCCTCAAAGCACATGTTGAATATGCATTTTGGTAGCCGTGCattaaaagcagaataaaattgaaagacTTGGGCTCTATCATGGGAAACACCTGCACGTATCAATAGCCGAGATGATGGGGTGAGTGAGGCCTCCAGGCTGGAAGAGGTGCTTTCTTCAGTGATAGACACAGGCTAGGAGAAATCCCTGTGTGGATGGAGTCATTGAGATTCTGTTACAAATAGCGAAATACTGCAGATGATTTTATCAAATGgtttaaaaacaaatggaaaaaccaCAGTTTCAAGCTGGCAGATGAAGCCAGTATGCTAGCTACTAAATATTCCATTATGCCATCAGCATCCAATGTTAAAGTGGCCAAGTGAATTTTGTTCTCCTTATTCTACCATGGAATTATTTTCAGTTATATAAAATGGCTGTCAGTTTATTGAGAAACATGAAACACGCAGCCTAGGTTTAATGTATGACTAAGCACCAGTACCCTTGATATAATTGCTAAATGATAGTTaatccaaaagcaaacaaaatacaagCCCCTTGCATTCAGAGCGACATCAAAGTTAGCATAAATAGTACAAGGAACATTCCTGACCTTGAAAAATGAACTTTCTACAAGTGTTCCACTTAAGTTGCCTGTCCAGTTACACACTGAGTCTAAAGCATCACTAATTTTAAAGAAGTACAGCATAGTAATAAAAAGGAGGAGCACAGAGGGCTCCTAATGAATCTGTAAGAGCCCGGGTGTCATTAGGCAAGCATAACTGAAAGTGATTAGCATGAAGCTTGCTATGCAGATTTTTTAGTAGCACCATAGGAACCTATTTGCAAGGAGAGAGCTTATTTCCTACTGCTGCTAGACTCATTGCCTTATTTCAGTGCAGGACAGAGAGTCCAAAGCTAATGGGTGTCTCTCCCGAAAGTGTCGTGTACTTCCTCGTACTCTTGGGAGAAATATGTAGCATGAAAAAGTACAAGACTAAGAGTTTTAATGATAGGAGGTGCAGCTGCTGATAGCTCGACACCATCACACAATCACCAATGTTCTTTGGTCCCTAGGAGCTTCATTTCCTCAGGGTCAGTGTGCCAGGACATGCCCAGTTGGGGgaagtctttgtttttttctggtcTCCCCAATGCCTTGTCTGCTGCCGTAGGCACACACACAAGAAGAGGCCCTGCACACAGGGAAGAGCCTCAGAAGCTGGGACTGCCAATCTGTGTGATGGTCACTGGGCATCTGCTGAGCACAGAGCAGATGCTGGTGATGGAAAGAAGGCACGGCCCAGCCACACATAGAGCTATTTTGTGATGACAACTGCTTTGTTAGATGTGCCAACCAAGGATGAGGCATTTGGGAAGGGGCAGAGGTACAGTGTGACTGGATGTTGATTCTAACATCACAAGAGCAGGCCCAGGGTTGGCCTTTGCTTTTGCTTTGTCTGGAAGGAAAATGGCAGGTCCACTGGGGCGGGACGTGCATGTGCCATGGGTTCAAGAAGGACTTCTGAGCCTCTTCTCTGTTGCAGTGTGGACTGGAGACTTTCCTGGTGGCTCTGAGAGAATCTCGGCTTAGAGGTGATTCTTAATACTGGCTGCTCATCAGAATCCCTTGTGGAACTTCAAAAagtgaaaaggataaaaaataaggaGGAAAGTCCTGGGTCTGCACTTGAGAGATTCTGGTCTATTATGTTTAGGTTGAGACCCAAGCTTCTTATTTTGTGAAAAGCTCCGTAGGTCATTGTGTTATTCCCCCTGGGCAGAGAAGCGCTGGAGTTGGTCCTGACCTACACAGCCAGATATGGGGCAGCTGTGAACTGAGCAACTGAAAGAGGGTCAATTGACCCTCTTTCACCCCAATATGAGGTGGGGAGGGCCGGTGTTCCCAAACTGGGCTCATCCGGACATTTGTTAAGAATTTAGTGTCCCAGTTCCCTTGGCTGTAGTTTCAGGTTTGCTAGGTCTGGGGCAGGGCTTGGCAGGTGTATTCTCACATGTGCCCTGGGTGTTTCCCATGTCATAAGGCAGCCTGGAGAAGACCTGACCCCACAGAAGTTGGACCTACTTTCAGGGAAAGGTAAAGCTCCACCTCCTAGACTCAGTCACTTCCTGGTCTCTGCTGATATTCCTAACTATGTTGGCCAGTGGACTGTGAAGTCCTTGATGATGGCTCTCTTCATATCTTAGCATAGGAAGGATACTGAAGAACcatatattgaatgaatgaataagtggatGAGTATGCTCAGaccacttaacttctctgggtctcTGCTTTCTTTCAAGTGAGGCAGTTGAACAAGGTAATTTTACATTCCTTTCAGCTTTGCAATTTTAACACCATATATTTTAACTTGTCTTCCTTTTAATTAATTCCTTGGTAAATAGATCTCTAAGCTTGTAATCACGGTGACTACTCAAGAAAAGCGAAATCATTGAGAAGATGGATTGAGATCAGTGTGAGTGTTTTACTATCTCCTTGCAGTAccatagaaaatataattttcatttatggTTGAAgctcaaaaatataaaaagagtgaGGACTTTTTAAAGGGCAAATCCAGAAATTTTCAGATCTCCAAATCTGTCTGATTCTATCGATAACTTTATATTGAGTTGGAGGCTCAGAGGAGTATTTCTGCTGGCTGTTGAGCAATTGATTAAAAACTCCTCTGTTGCATGCTTTTAGAAGAGAAGGAATTCTGAATGATCTGttatccctaaaaaaaaaaagaaaaaaagaaagaaagcagaacaaaacaaacacaactcATTGGATTGGATTCAATAATAATATTTGGGCACTTAGAGATGAAACATTTCCCCTAAAAAATAGTGTGTTCCAAAGCATGAGTTGAGGAGTATTTGTAATAAATGTTACATCTCCCCAGCGCTTTCCTTTCACATGTACATGGGGGTCACATTCGAATTGCGCAATAAATTTTGTAAAGCAATTCCTGAAAACTGATGTGTGAAGCTGGAAAACAgctcttcttttggtttctttgattccatttttttttattggagaaagtCTAAGTTTACTGAAATattgtgtttttgatttttaacaagattGCTCCTCTTTCCTCCTCACTGTTTTGAGCAAAGTCACAAGTGATGATGTTTTCATTGAGGCAATCagaaattaaagatgttcatttgTTTATGACTAACTCTAGTAATAAGAGTGTAGGTTACAATTGTGTTTGGTAAAAATTCTTATTTCCATGTTTGCTTTGAGATTTCAAAATGCTGTTCTTGTATCATTCTCCTAGGCCATGATATATaagagaaagttcagaaatattttcattctgtaAATACAGGAGTAGTATAAATGGAGAATCTAGACCAATAGGATAAAactcttctttatattttaatcttttatgcTCTTTTTATTATCATGATTAAACTTCTATCTTAAATAATCAAGTATTTAGCTTCCAAGATTTATTTACTCTCCCAAAAATGTGTCTAACATGTGTGCTATAGAAAACTTTCAGTTTGTTCTTATGACCCTGCAATATGTTGGCTATAGAAGATAAGAGTTTAGTTATTCACATTGTAAATGAACTTTCCAGGCTTTTGTTAATGAATATACCACTACCAATATTATTTTAGCTTGCTCTTTTCTctagttgaagaaggaaaagaattgcACGTCTGATGGTTCAGAATGGGCAGGTTCATATTTTTATGCCCTGCGAGTTCATTTCTTCCTAGTTGTCACTTGTTCAGAGGCTGAGGACAAAATCACAGGTCCTGTATTCAGAAAAGGGCTGACTCAGTAGGCTCAGGGCGTTCAAACCCTGCACATCACAAAGAAAGTTCTGGCCTTAACCCGCTCCTGGGAGATAACCCCTGAGACCTAAGAGTATCCTACCTCATAAAAGTGTCCTCATTTAATGGAAACTTGGGCCATGCCAGAAGGTTTATTCTGGCAATATGATTTTTTGGTGGAAGTCCTGGGTCATGTGGTATCAGTTTGACCCCTGGAAGACTTTGTAACTAAGGTTGGTCACGTGGAGACCCCCATGCCTACTTGACCGCCCTCCCCCCCAAGAAAACGTTGGACATCAAGTCTCCTATGAGCTTTCGTGGTGGGCAATGCTCTGTGTTGTTATATATCATGGCTGGAAAATTATGTGCTGTCCACACAACTCCACTGGGGGTAGACAAAGAGAAGCTCACACTTGCTCTCAGACTCTGCCCCTGTTCTTTTCCTGTTTGCTGATTTTAGTCTGTATAACCATGAGTATAACAGGTTTTCTGATTCCATGAGGAGAATCATTGAACTGGAGGGTGGTCTTGAGGAGTCCTGGAACACATGGGTTAAAGGACAGACTTTATTGAAACAGAGACTCAAAAGCCAGGGATCACTAAAAGCCCCAGTTTTCCCTTCTTTCCAAGAAAAGAATGGTAGGGGCGGGGCACCCTGCTTGGCCACACATTACGGGTATGCTTCCTGGAAGAGAAGTTACCACCCTGGtagttttccctttttatagGGATAGCTGCCTGCCCATCTGGGTTGTTTGAGAAAACCATCTGTAGACCACAGGGAGACCTTGAAGATCATGGATTTACCCAAATGATGGGAGCCACTAATGCCAGGGAAACTAGCCTTGagcattgtgatggtttgaagttgaaTGGACTCCAAAAACtgatgttcttaaagctaatttgttcctatgggtgtaaacctattctggaagggaccttttgattaggttatttcaattgaggcaTGCTCCAGGTGGGTTTTAAACCtctataaaaggaatgaaaatatatatagagagagacagagagaaagacatagaagctgaaagtgaaagcaacagaaccaagaagctgaaagtcatgAGATTggtaaagaagagagaaaagaccagatgccagcatgtgccttgtcatgtggcaaggACTCCAGGGTCACTGGCAgcctgtctttgggaagaaagcatcaccttgatggtatcttgatttggacattttcatggactcagaactgtaaatttactgtaaaataataaattcccattgtaaaacccaacccattttatagtatctgcattttggcagctagaaCAAGTGTCATTCTTTCCTCTGGAAAAATATAGCACCTTGATCCCACCAGCTCATTGTTCAGGCAGCCCAGAGTGATTCCCCACATCATTTTTGGGCACATTTGCTCCTCAAGCAAAACTTTGACAAGATatcacagtgtgctggtttggaaagatgtatgtcccctagaaaagccatttttttaaaaatctaaatcccatttcataaaggcagaataattcctattcaatactgtatgtttgaaactgtaatcagatcatctccctagagctgtgatttaatcaagagtggttgttaagctggattaggtgacaacatggctccacccattctggtgggtcttgttaagtttctggagttctataaaagaggaaacattttggataatgaaagcgattcagagaaagtagagcagaatgacatagccaaaggaagcagagtccacgagccagcggcctttaaagatgaagaaggaaaacgcctcccagggagcttcacgaaacaggaagccaggagagaaagctagcagatgacaccgtgttcgtcATGCGCccatccagatgagagaggaaacctgactgtgttcaccatgtacccttccacttgagaaagaaaccctgaacttcattggccttcttgaatgaaggtatttttccctggatgcctcagattggacatttctatagacttgctttaactgggacattttctcagtcttagaactgtaaacaagcaa
The sequence above is a segment of the Tamandua tetradactyla isolate mTamTet1 chromosome 18, mTamTet1.pri, whole genome shotgun sequence genome. Coding sequences within it:
- the LRRC30 gene encoding leucine-rich repeat-containing protein 30 produces the protein MGGRQSSVNSKDKGPKGLLLLGRRQRLSAWDDALLSGRDPRSLLKRGMCHVSFSLVTKGMIDVPDFLWGLSEVQKLNLSHNQLMVLPPEVGRLTRLVVLNLCGNRLKSLPREVGLLKSMKVLFVNMNCLTEVPAELSLCTSLQVLSLSHNCLSQLPASFADLSRLRKLNLSNNYFAHIPVCVFSLKELDFLHVGSNRLENIAESIQCLVNLQIFIAENNNIHSFPRSLCSVTSLELLNLNNNDIQTLPHELYLLCKLAKIAWNPMDKGLHISHNPLSKPLPELVEGGLEMLFSYLKEKKHN